The stretch of DNA ttttctctattttaaatatcatctttttgtgagatatttttatctttttttctatctttttcctctgatatttttataatcttcttttattttaaatctacaaaaataaaaaataacaagcataaaaatgctccaaacacaattaaaactcaattaaaaatatactaaacttaatctaaaattaatactaaaaataacctaacactaGCAGCTATGCCcaagtccttctagggaaatGCCTTAaagatggcaaacgacattctaTGTCATTTCATCTAAGTATGATCCTGAGAAAACCTCAAAGTGATGGAATGATCGTATACTTAGTGtacaccattactagattcagaGATGCCCTGATCATGaacttaagaaaagctaaaacTGCTAATTATGGTTTTTGtatgtttgatagctattctaaagTGATTAGAGGTGGATCATCctatggtcattaagataataaagtgtttgatTCAACACAtactattttttctaaaaacgTGACTAAATCTAAAAACAAAGTAGCAGagtaaaggagatattttttgattcaATTttaaagtgttctatcatcttattgtATATAAGGTGGtcacactgcctctgttgtaaCTAATGAGGTCAATATCACTAATGTTCCTAGAGAGAAATGTTAGACATTTATTTGTATAGACTAAAACATACATGATTATGaataaagtgcggaattaataaatcatatatgcactataatttaaggatcgaaatacctccagccattgaatctttgagctttagtcccacataagcatgatctgcaaaagaaaccgattgatgtgggtaatcgggcttcctcgctctctcaactctctttagatggaattttgctgttatgaacagaatgagtgaggagctcggggaccgagaccctatatttataggtgagatactccatcagtatctgcgccacattaattgtcagaatattttgaaaattaattcaggaaatcaaatcaggtaatgaatatagaaatctgaccatatatagaatattacataattgattttgtccagattcaatgaatataaaatattcatttatcagaaaatcaattatttatttatttccttaaatagaaatttatttctttaaatagaaatatatttccttaaataaaatattcttatattctcccacttggtcagcatttagactaaaacattcaaacccaaacgttcccCATTATATAaaaaacatacgaatcatagcgacatgtcctcattataagtcgagtattatcttccatgtattacgatatatttattatataacaatgtcctttatgtggcaatgtacttaagcgaataaatcctaacccttatgtttattcaggtcctcttacgataattttctcagatgaaattaaggtgcacataaatatgagaaaatatcgaaattagagtttcattgaataatttttggttgtacaaataaaaaactgcatatgggttaactgaatcccacatttactttatgatccttgaatttgtgttgcggcatgcctttagtcaaggatatgcGATTaaccaattcagtttgcgtgattaatgaccacttatcacgcctttttatggctaaatacttaatgtcgatatgctagcttcgaccagtactttatagttattagccataaatattgtagctgaatttatcgcaaaattttcttaatggcctaatgaaactgtaattctgaactctaggcctactatgaaactctataatacatcatacgagatgtatcctcaaaacaataaatgaatctgacttctatagtgaaaataacaatcaagattctctacaatataacttactggtaatcttaaggttgtaataaaatattaatttacgtgaatcaatacaaccagtgaagtacgttagaatctgattggttaactatatttccagatggtcaattcatcttaacaaaatatgtatgaatataatttaagtatcttaaagacacctcatcactttgtatgaagaataaagtggtcttaactttagttattctgatactacttaacgatcctgaaacaaatgtaatacaaagtcttattcagactcttaggcatacattaggcttctaaaatagaaacaaatgaatgttcttaatttattctcactccagaccatttttcagatgctggttcgagttgaatttatcacacttaaagataaaagttatacataattttatttaatcagagatgctgtggctactctctaattaattaaaattatatatgttatttatattctttatctcaaaataataatttgagatatgaattatttcaacttatatagaaaacttttatcatcatttgcaagtaacatattgtctacgtataaaacaaatattactcccactaaccttctggtatataattattttcataattctcttttcaaacctaaaggaaaagatgatataataccaatttgtgagatgtttgttttaatctataggtagacactttaagcttgcatattCTCACCACTtattagaggaaaatctttttggcagtctgtataccttctcttctagttcactgtttagaattgattaatgaattaaaacaagcaacaaatgccaaggtctataatagaatcttttataaaaacaagtgagaatgcagatctcctttgttattgataattcttatttcaaaatgaacttcttagcaatgaatattcttttatatctttatgtttctcaatgttgcctaatgaagattattggtgaaaaaacctatgcttaattaatgttctccaccccattaggcaactttactaaagataaactttattgctctttaagatattcatttcttcattcgtgacatattgtactacaacttcaattctttatcattctataatttaatttgtgtctcaaattaatattgtagttgaactcttattgtacaaaatgtaatcactagaaaacattgatcttattgttctaataagtcatcttaaggatggaccaacaaactcttaaaagagcaaatggttcaatatgcatgttattttagcaattactaaataacataacttattagaattttatcaatggcttgtagattattaatgattagttatgaattctcaataaccattaaccttaagggttgttgtgaatcataattaatctaacacatgaggtggaagtttgagaaaatatgaatgatctttctctaaaactaggttcctagattgatcactcccactgatcaagtcaattcttaattccacagttctagtgttgtgagatggataataaaatatgtaacccttaaaccttatagcttttcaaatgaaatatgctcatttatggttttgggcccagatcttttcttcgacaattgtactctaactatatatgggtatttataaaatgtgtacatgtcatccagtcggttttcaaccttatcacaactcaaaatatatttgagaaacaactttggttagaacacgattcgatatgtacacccccattgaagagtatcaatagacaaagatttatgaaagtttGGAGTtggctatgtaggctccaccccatgtccaaaaaatgcttagtttcttaaatctgtcacacactataatttgggtgtaccaagcatatgtatcgggcaataaacccatgcttttaaaaaaaactttacaaatagactgggagtttatccatactcacgaattttaatgtagtattctccattttatatttgatctcactatcttaatatgcaaaatgcaccatttctctacttaagatttaaatgtctttgagacatataaatctatacttttgtagaaaaattatttatgtgagtaatcgttaaaaaagagatgcaaaatttgagtccatgtcttcaaaattaattgacttgtatgatttctaatatgatagaattctagtatgcaccgattttgacttgttggaatgcatattcttaatgaaattcacacaagttctaaataaagttagtaaaatcaagtgtaatgaatatccctaccatttactaacatttattctatttatagagatatgttccataattttttttttttggtgctataatgtagaagaattcttattaataacacatttcatattgtcagattgaacttgcatatctttatgagtgacatcatttgtagtaaagacctctaaatgtgtctaaatcaagtttcaatagaatcttggaacataaaggtctttgccaattttaaaacaaagtcaccactatattgcttgttccttaaacttctaaatgtgagaacttatcttgtctgtggataagattttctcacagttactgactttcttaggtttatttgtaaaccttgcaagaaattatgaatgtggaataacaatctaaaataatccactatgtgttaataatcacattaactatattagaatgaattcatacacaataaattaaaatttattggtgataataaagtgtgattttttttttttaaattatacagtaaaaactgtagATTTTGgatgaagttatcagaataaatttttgaaatttctacTGATATGgtaaaaatttatgaatagtgatgtaataaaattacatatatagttttgaggtttaaatgaatcatgtttttaccaatgaataaacatgcttaaatatgaaatcttattaaacaaaaattacatgtgggctaaatttttaatttcataagattaaatttagatgtagattatgatagatttacacaatttatgaaaaaacttaaagtttaatatttctatctcaatgaaaggtatgaaacacttaattatttataaatgtttcaaaattttatgactttttgataaaattattaaattaaatctacataatttcctgtgggataaattaagagaatttaatttaacatattaattatgtaaatataataaaatccctgtagggtaagattattatgttcacataattcatatccattatgtgatcttgatccacttaatgtatataattttatataattaaggatgttgtggctactccctaattatttaaaattatgtggttcactagacaccaaagtataaactgaagattaaaattttattaaatccaaaattgcctgtgggctaaattttaaatttaataaaattatatgaactttatgatagatttaattaaacaacactactacaatgttagcctttagaggcagttttttcaaccccatttataaaaagggaagctaaagggtgtgaaaatacccgctatgttcgaaattgacatttagaggcggttttttgataaaaaccgtaggtataaaattgcattataccatttagaggcggttggaaattaatttttattttttttctgaaataacctatgccgtcggttcccgcataggaaccgacggcatagggtacacgagatcatgacacgtgtaccctatgccgtcggttcctatgaaggaaccgacggcatagggtcgaTCAGAGTATATACTCTTCgacctttcttcttccttcccaCTTCACTCAGCAACCAGCAAATTAACCAGAGAGCTTCTCTAACCCAGAAAAACCCTCGCCGAACCCTCTTTTCTCCACCCTATCTcccccatttctcaaccatttgagcccattttttttttaaaatcctccattttcgatacttaataacatacacctaaaaagttttgattttttaccTTCTTTgagtgtcatccgaacccaaatagtaaagtttgggtgtgaaatccggccacccatttttcttgagaaatctttgaatctcaacctcgtttaaggtataaatatttcttctattcttattgtattatgtatattgttttattttttgtttttgtaaatttttatttgagtttttttattttattagtaatatttttgtgttttatgtgtatagtgccgggattttttacggtggtcgtcggattgcggttattaggtaataatttatacctcaatgtatagtatatatatgtatttgtatattttattgaatatttgtatataatgtgtgtatatattgtgtgtgtatatagtgtgtgtgtatattttttatggaaataaattttgtaatcgtattttatatattttttgcaatatatatttattgtgaataaaatgacattggagggatttcattagtttagaaataaaaattttaaaattaaattagtgtgtgatataattttatttttttgagataatagtgtgagatataattgattatatatatgtatgtataatttagtaactaagtaacttgttacaattttttataactagttataagttatgaaataattaattttgtaatttcgttgaatttctttatattataggggttcggcataattttgtgtgtagcgtatttgggcttgcaattataggtatatactttaactaactttttcttaatatataattaattatcaatgcatgttagttgagtttgaatatcttaaatattcatccgtagtgaagtaggttctgcgaatacatgtactgcggtcggatgggtggattaattttgtattgtttatctgttttgtttgttattttaggcacttgtaaaaattttgggaacgtccaattacagccgttatgctggcgaaatttcggtagaattaggataaatcttactaaaaccattcataagatagttaattataacatagtaataagaagttaggtcacataaaaaataataatattcacatttatgttaactttttaattttaccaacattctaatcaactaaacaacctaataacatgaactaatctaaaacgaaaatttgagtaatttataaattaatatgaataaattgtgtgagaaacttagttagttacattgtgtaattagtaactagatataattagttactaaatacattaacaaaataaacatataaaatccttcttcttttttttttggttcaatgtggatttttatttttcaaagaaaataaagagcaaaagttaattaaaaggggaaaatattagttaatacctttattgctttaccaaaaaattttcccctcaattttatttattaaaaatatttaacattttaccaacattctaatcaacaaaacaacctaataatatgaactaatctaaaacgagaatttgagtaatttataaattaatatgaataaattgtgagaaacttagttagttacattgtgtaattagtaactagctataattagttactaaatactgaatttttttggataggatttttgttatggataaatcatggatgcgtgaggagagagacacactgcgatttcaagtagggttcgatgcatttttagagtttgccttaaagaattctacaaatcacgatcgtattcattgttcgtgtgtagattgttgtaatgtatctaaagggaatattacaatgattaaggaccatgtgtatttacgaggtttcaatagaagttatactaattggtattaccatggcgaacatttacctaatgatccatatccattaggaaagcggggggtagatgatatcgagggtaatgatttcgatgattatccattggactttcttaacgaagcacaggaggaatttcttaatgatcctgagaaattcgataattttcttagtgatgctgataaacctctgttcgatggttgtaaaaaactaagattaccaacaatggtaaagttttacaacataaaagcagaaaatggagtgagcgataaatgttttactcaatttttagctgcttttaaagatatcttaccatttgccaactgctttccggaatctacttatgaagtgaaaaaaacgttaaattctataggattgaagtatgaaaaaattcatgcatgtgCGAACGATTGCAtttatatcgtaaggaatatgcagacatgaattattgctcgacttgcggtttatcccgccataaagtaaacaagagtagggagaataggaaacttatcccccaaaaagtgatgtggtacatgcctttgattccgcgactgaaacgattatatcgtagtgcagaacattctgaaaatttgatttggcatgagaccaagagagtgaaagatggaaaacttagacatccttcattgttataacgttatgtagaaaaaggacctcgaagttgcagatcccccccgccaccgtgtttggattaaatctcgcaccaagagtagaaaacttgtcactgattacgacaaggaaattgcagagaagatagtaagtatatattaatccttaattgagttctactcatgagttagtgtatataattcatatactaattgcttgaatatatgcgtgcattaggctcaattagaggagaatcttagtcagggacaaattcaggtccagggccaaaacgatatcctcaCGCAGGCGCTTgggacaccagagcatcctggacgtgtcagggctgctgggtatgctattacttcaaatgttatttatttagttacacaaatgaaatcgttgctaatttgcattttatgatttgtaggttcctgaccagggcatctcaactgttcggcaggaagaaaagggaagtgtctgatgttgtggctcggcaagcgaaggagattgaaaaattaaaagccgaagtccaatcccttaagcagcagaggaacgctgccgaacaagaggaagaaggagaggtggctggtgaggcgtatgttccacaaccatacgctcctcaggatgaggtacaaccacaaatttatgctgaggagtttatttccctcaacgaccaaggtatcctatacaattttgatgaccatgcggcccttaatcagcaagtacatctctgctctgacaacatcgacaatattgtggcccgagggtatttgtacgagcatgtgggtatgatcaaagttcactgccaggattacgatgattcacatgcccggatcatggtttcggaaatcctgcaagaggacgctgaaatcccagtcccaattgaagagtgcagatatgttagggacgtataccagatgttccttccttggcctaaacacttaattttaacaaccgaggtaacttctcaactcaaattaattattaatgattagtggagtttgaatatcttcaatattcatccgtagtgaagtaggttctgcgaatatatgtgctgcggtgggatggatgaacaaactactgttatatatgtgttatttgtcgttatacagccatgttcaaaatttttggggtcattcaattacaaccgttatgctgccgaaatttcggtagaatttggataaaatttgatatatatatatatatattatgttctgttttgtttagggtccactcgctcaaccgccctcaagacgtgatgcgtcaaaggggaaagctccgatgctttctccacaaggccgtggtgcacgggaagatgacttgttcacggaagagaagatggcgttgatccctaattcgctaaaatggatgattcatgaattcctaaggctcaaagataaacgtgatataatcacaattcctgtctcccgaggattcattgcaccgcgtacccagatcacgttatctggaaaggatttgcagcaggttgctacgtgtgactacatcggcaaccagggaatgctgtttggaatgatgtatactcttctttaatataattaaccttatatcaaattatagttaaattattataaggcactaacactttttttggcaggcacatatgggagagcatcaacggtctgagaaaaattttcaagttttacgacccagagcttctcacagtgcatgggatcaacgatgaagaacagagtcagtcttttgatgatgcggcaagacgattggctaattggttatcattaatgaacaacaaccaccaaatgttctttattccttggaatatcgggtaaactttattaaattctttagtgttaattgttcatttctatattatgtcttcaaattatttttatactatcttacttatattccaatataattttctaggatgcattggacgctagtggtggttgcgccaaggaaaattatccatttaaaccctgtaaaaggccgcccaattcccgaagaaatagaacaaatgatcggaaggtaataatttaatgacttcttatgtaacgaatttaaattaactaacgaattgaaatgctaatataattttcccaaacagggcattcatgtatataggggacgcacatcagtatcttggcccgtggcaaggaatttcacaagcaaactgtccaagacaacctaaaagccaagaatgcggtttttatgttttgaaatatatcactgacatcgtcgcacgtgccaaccccacccgttacatacaagatcaaaaagctgtaagttttaattattgattatagtatataaattttataataacaaatatataatatacatatacataaactaatataaatttttaattttttaacagtttgggggtaagaagcaatatgATCCAAAAATagaattgttaccactacagcgaaagtggatcgaacaattgatggcggtgattcacggtgacgattgaggttcaaaggtcaaagaatttttcttcattatgtaatttttatagattaacttgtagatagatttattaacttattaatatttttaactaattttatatgtttgtgtaatatttaattacttttatgaaatcaaattatgtttttacccaaatttaattactatttaatttaaaatgtaattaatatataattaaattaaataaatatgtaatttaaaatttaaataaatacgtaatttaaattaaataaaataatatataaattaataaatataaaattaaaataatataattaaattaaaaaaatgaaaaaaactgaaatctgctcacttttggcgtcggttgctacgccacatatggcgtcagttattggctaggaaccgacgccatatatacccctatggcgtcggttcctagctaataaccgacgccataggggtatatatggcgtcggttcatataaaccctttagcgtcgccctgatcagcgtcggtagcgaatttcgcgaaaaccgacgctgaaagggcttaaaaaccgcctctaaagggtgtttttgtagtagtgcaactagtttaggaaaatgaagtttattatctatctttattaaatttgtgataacactattaaattaaatccccataactccctgtggggtaaattaagaaaatttaatttaacatattatcctaattaattatacaaatataataaaattcctgtggggtaaaattattatatccaaataattaattacaagttttgtccattaaggtgaattttaatttatatataattttatataattaaagatgctatggctactctctaattatttaaaattatattttcacttagacattaggtattgggctctacctaaaagtaatttcgttattaacataatagacaatcactgagattagtgctcctagtgtggtcgtccgaagatcattaaaaaccgttctagatatgagtatttgtcccaagttcatgttttcttatgtcaaaccacaaaattacttacattttattcatattttattcattttataaagttttatgaataattttatgaagttttatgaaacttaattgctaaataaaatattcaacctatattaatgtttgaatatttctaaatatatctagcactataaaaggaatttatgtataacaTTTAAATCGTAcagatctaaattaattgcattaaacataaatttgttaaataaatacaaaataatacaattaatgtatgataactaattaaatgctaattccttaatatgaaattaatggcagatttttcaaaattaatttagacaataaattgcataaatttggtaatatataattaaatgcacaaattagcacaatttttacatgcctaaataaatcatgtaataaatttccaaattaaacaaatttccattttcaatttatactagatatatgtattaaacaaaaatggaaaattaactaaatgcaatttattgactaaattaaccaaaaataggaaaataattaatattccaaataaataaataaaaaaaaatttacaaaaattcggatttttttttttttgaaaaatcacaCTGcataaacgacatgtcgtttttgtaaaaaaacaaaacgacacgtcgtttctgCCAATATGAAGGGGGCTGAAAATGCATAgaaaaaacgacacgtcgtttctcTCCTGTAGGGCTGCTTCACAAGAcggaaaaacgacatgtcgtttttcacattgtgaaaaacgacatgtcgtttacaaCGAACGACAACTGCAACGtgccaaacgacacgtcgttttagccaaacgacacgtcgttttagccaaacgacacgtcgttttatccaaacgacacgtcgtttcccagaaaacgacatgtcgttttgagtcgtcttcttcagccaacCGGGTCGATTTTGACCCGTTTTTCTGCATGTGGGTTCGAcggacccgacccaaacccgatcggaaAAGACAATTCCGACGACCAAAAATGcccaaatcaattccaaatgaatctaaatgtaaaaattaagacattcatatagattttatgcatcgaaaatacataaaataaagactttaaaaatcaccaaaattttctgaaaaataattttgagatttctttgttttttcaaagtggattttcatgcttagaacaatctatattaatatatgaatgtattaatacatatataatatatatataaacatatatacatatatatacagaaaaataaaaatatcgtatgtatatatatataaacatgaaatgtatatatgtatatatttgtatatagcatttaggtatataaataatatatatatacaacatatatacgtaatgaaatgaagaaaaatatatatatgtatatgaatatatatatatatgaactgaaTAAATgaacaagtatatatgtatgaaaatatatatgtatatatataattgggattgaatgaatatgaatatataaatatatatacgaacgaaaataaatatatatatatcaacactgaattaaatatatatatagacactgtatatacgagtatatatatatatatatataaatgaaactcaaactaaaatcaaggcagagataaaaaccgctctgataccaactgttagacatttatttgtatagactaaaacatacatgattatgaataaagtgcggaattaataaatcatatatgcactataatttaaggatcgaaatacctctagccattgaatctttgagctttagtcccacataagcatgatctgcaaaagaaaccgattgatgtgggtaatcgggcttcctcgctctctcaactctctttagatggaattttgctgttatgaacagaatgagtgaggagctcggggaccgagaccctatatttgtaggtgagatactccatcagtatctgcgccacattaattgtcagaatattttgacaattaa from Cannabis sativa cultivar Pink pepper isolate KNU-18-1 chromosome 2, ASM2916894v1, whole genome shotgun sequence encodes:
- the LOC133034999 gene encoding uncharacterized protein LOC133034999, with translation MICRFLTRASQLFGRKKREVSDVVARQAKEIEKLKAEVQSLKQQRNAAEQEEEGEVAGEAYVPQPYAPQDEVQPQIYAEEFISLNDQGILYNFDDHAALNQQVHLCSDNIDNIVARGYLYEHVGMIKVHCQDYDDSHARIMVSEILQEDAEIPVPIEECRYVRDVYQMFLPWPKHLILTTEGPLAQPPSRRDASKGKAPMLSPQGRGAREDDLFTEEKMALIPNSLKWMIHEFLRLKDKRDIITIPVSRGFIAPRTQITLSGKDLQQVATCDYIGNQGMLFGMMHIWESINGLRKIFKFYDPELLTVHGINDEEQSQSFDDAARRLANWLSLMNNNHQMFFIPWNIG